A single Venturia canescens isolate UGA chromosome 1, ASM1945775v1, whole genome shotgun sequence DNA region contains:
- the LOC122415390 gene encoding uncharacterized protein isoform X1 — MIFTSLAVQYLKCSNRVKKVKQCVSEKLKKKFREFVQCLCVSVRNKWHNFKQSFFPELRYEDYVSPSDPWIKPDIWVEVTDGERRVYLIYDDITPELQAAPKINVWSYRRAANDVEAHQNAVRSRALWKRRNTKKEIFSGKRKSESPSWADVVFKKRRVIQEIEKQKKEEEEINKWKLIPIDFDSPRPPNVQKLSVSLKRVVLSENEEEEIKDPRKKKKRN, encoded by the exons ATGATCTTCACCTCATTAGCAGTCCAGTATTTGAAGTGTTCGAATCGAGTTAAAAAAGTGAAACAATGCGTAagtgaaaagttgaaaaaaaaatttcgggaatTTGTGCAGTGTTTGTGCGTGAGTGTGCGAAATAAGTGGCATAATTTTAAACAGAGTTTTTTTCCAGAGCTCCGTTACGAAGATTACGTTTCTCCATCTGACCCATGGATAAAACCAGATATTTGGGTGGAGGTAACAGATGGGGAAAGACGGGTGTACCTGATCTACGACGACATCACTCCGGAACTTCAGGCTGCTCCGAAGATAAACGTATGGAGTTATCGGAGAGCAGCCAATGATGTTGAAGCTCATCAAAACGCAGTCCGTTCACGGGCATTATGGAAACgaagaaatacgaaaaaagaaatcttcaGCGGGAAAAGGAAGTCTGAGTCTCCTTCATGGGCCGATGTCGTTTTCAAAAAACGCAGAGTTATTCAAGAGATAGAAAAACA gaagaaagaagaagaagaaataaataaatggaagCTGATTCCGATAGATTTCGACTCGCCCCGACCCCCGAATGTACAAAAGCTGAGCGTCAGTTTGAAGAGAGTGGTACTTTCCGAGAACGAGgaggaagaaataaaagatCC gagaaagaagaaaaagcgaaACTGA
- the LOC122415390 gene encoding uncharacterized protein isoform X2 codes for MQLRYEDYVSPSDPWIKPDIWVEVTDGERRVYLIYDDITPELQAAPKINVWSYRRAANDVEAHQNAVRSRALWKRRNTKKEIFSGKRKSESPSWADVVFKKRRVIQEIEKQKKEEEEINKWKLIPIDFDSPRPPNVQKLSVSLKRVVLSENEEEEIKDPRKKKKRN; via the exons ATGC AGCTCCGTTACGAAGATTACGTTTCTCCATCTGACCCATGGATAAAACCAGATATTTGGGTGGAGGTAACAGATGGGGAAAGACGGGTGTACCTGATCTACGACGACATCACTCCGGAACTTCAGGCTGCTCCGAAGATAAACGTATGGAGTTATCGGAGAGCAGCCAATGATGTTGAAGCTCATCAAAACGCAGTCCGTTCACGGGCATTATGGAAACgaagaaatacgaaaaaagaaatcttcaGCGGGAAAAGGAAGTCTGAGTCTCCTTCATGGGCCGATGTCGTTTTCAAAAAACGCAGAGTTATTCAAGAGATAGAAAAACA gaagaaagaagaagaagaaataaataaatggaagCTGATTCCGATAGATTTCGACTCGCCCCGACCCCCGAATGTACAAAAGCTGAGCGTCAGTTTGAAGAGAGTGGTACTTTCCGAGAACGAGgaggaagaaataaaagatCC gagaaagaagaaaaagcgaaACTGA